TGATTTGTACCAGGGTGTGGTTACAGTAGGCGTAATTGGAACAGGGGTAGAAATGTTACAAGGGGATGCCATTGGGGTAATTGTTGGTGCTAGCCTAGCTGTTTTAGCTGGGAGTCAAATTTGGCGGAGAACTCGCAGTATCCAAACAGAAGTGGATGCTGATGAAATAGCAATTAGAGTTGCACAAAGGCGTGGTTATGAGATGATTGATGCAGCCCAAGCCCTATTAGATAGTATTGAAAAAATTGCTGAAATTGAAGGTCGAGCCAATTTTGATTTTACTGAGTTAGTACGGATTCAAAACTTAAGAAAATTAGCGGGTCGCTCAGAGGTGGGCGTTCCTGAGGAAGTGCGAAAACAGTGAGTAGTGACGGATTCGGGAGTGGAATCTGATTGAGGAAAATTGTGAAAAATAGACTCGTCTATCATGGAAATGAATAAGTTTTTTTGCAATTCATAATCCAAGTTAAGATATCTGGGTGTAGGAGTAAATTTAAATAAGGTGATAACCAGTGTCACAAGCAGATAATTCTTCTCAAATCTATAGCAATGAGGCAATTGAAAAAGATAACTCACTGCACGCCACTTCTGAGAATTGGTTTGAATATCCGATCCATGTTTATCCTCATCATACTGACTATCAAGGAGTGGTTTGGCATGGCACTTATACTACGTGGTTAGAAGAAGCTAGAATTGAGTATCTGCGATCTTTAGGATTGAATTATAGTGAATTAGTTGCTCTTGGTTGTGATTTGCCAGTTGTTGAATTATCCATTCGTTACCACAAGCCTTTACAAATGGGAGAAGATGCCCTGCTACGCGCTCGCATGATGGAAATGTCAGGGGTGAGAATCCACTGGGAGTATGAAATGAAATCTTTAGATCGAGAGACAAAATATATTACTGCCCAAGTCACCCTAGTAGCCGTTGACCGTGAAAAAGGGAAAATTATGCGAAGTTTGCCGCCAGCAGTTAAGGATTTACTGGTAAAAACTTGATAATCTAGGGTCTGAGTCTCTTGTCTGCAAAGAAAAACGTAGGCATAAGCATTTAAGCCTACGCTGTTATCAAGGAAGGAAAAACTTACTTTTTAGGAATTACCTCCGTTGAGTCAGGGGAAGCCACAGAAGAAAGAATCTCTGCTGGGGAGTTCAGTAAATCTTGATATAGCTGAACATATTTCTCTGCGGAACGTTGCCAACTAAAATCTTGAGACATTCCGCGTTTCTGTAGCTCTAACCAACTTTCTCGATAAAGATAACTTTCGGAAGCCCGAATAAGAGAGGTATATAAATCTAGGGACTCATAGAGGCTAAAACAGTATCCTGTTCCTGTTTTCTCAATGGGGTTATGATGAGATACGGTATCCACTAAGCCACCTGTTCGGCGAACAATAGGAACACAACCATAACGCATTGCCATCATTTGGCTAATGCCACAGGGTTCAAAGCGTGAGGGCATTAAGAAAGCATCGCTACCAGCGTAAATGCGTCTGGATAGCCCGTCATTGTACAA
This window of the Euhalothece natronophila Z-M001 genome carries:
- a CDS encoding DUF3318 domain-containing protein, whose translation is MYANQDEVRHLIDLMPASGRMYTKIIPKPKQSRLIDAPFPLPWQRGARPIYINFDLWTELSRAERDLALLRSVCWLTEIKWFKPDLYQGVVTVGVIGTGVEMLQGDAIGVIVGASLAVLAGSQIWRRTRSIQTEVDADEIAIRVAQRRGYEMIDAAQALLDSIEKIAEIEGRANFDFTELVRIQNLRKLAGRSEVGVPEEVRKQ
- a CDS encoding acyl-CoA thioesterase, translating into MSQADNSSQIYSNEAIEKDNSLHATSENWFEYPIHVYPHHTDYQGVVWHGTYTTWLEEARIEYLRSLGLNYSELVALGCDLPVVELSIRYHKPLQMGEDALLRARMMEMSGVRIHWEYEMKSLDRETKYITAQVTLVAVDREKGKIMRSLPPAVKDLLVKT